In the Lepisosteus oculatus isolate fLepOcu1 chromosome 6, fLepOcu1.hap2, whole genome shotgun sequence genome, one interval contains:
- the zmynd11 gene encoding zinc finger MYND domain-containing protein 11 isoform X5 — MSRVVKKRQADPKVVQYIWAAIEVIRNQKQIANMDRISKYLSRVFGVHPKETTRQLSLAVKDGLVVETLTVGCKGSKAGIEQEGYWLPGDEIDWESESHDWYCFECHHPGDVMMCDSCFRVYHLKCLSDEFKPRDNSTHWQCIVCKSSKKKNLNKQEMSKYLRFIVQRMKERAIDLNKKGKDGKHPMYRRLIHTPLDVSNIQENVTDGKYKSFEEFKADAQLIVHNTAILFGVQSDQAEIARLLYSDTCHEVPSHELVWAKMKGFGYWPAKVLQREDNQVDVRFFGHQHQRAWIPSENIQDIKVNVHQLQVKRSMGWKKACDELELHQRFLREGRFWKTKMEERHEEEAESSISSTSNEQLKVNQEPKTKKGRRSQHTEPKEEDPEPEIEAVSSSQEIPTTPHQPERLSVSTQTKKLSASSPRTLHRSTQTNNDGVCQNMCHEKYTKIFNDVKEMMKADNKRETERVVREALEKLRTEMEEEKRQAVNKAVANVQAEMERKCKQVKEKCKEELVEEVKKMVAQHKQLISQTKKKQWCYNCEEEAMYHCCWNTSYCSIKCQQEHWHADHKRTCRRKR; from the exons ATGTCACGTGTAGTAAAGAAAAGGCAGGCAGACCCCAAAGTGGTCCAGTACATCTGGGCGGCCATTGAAGTCATCCGGAATCAGAAACAAATTGCCAACATGGACAGAATTTCAAA GTACCTGAGTCGAGTGTTCGGCGTGCACCCAAAGGAGACCACGCGACAACTGAGCCTGGCAGTGAAGGATGGCCTGGTGGTGGAGACGCTCACTGTTGGCTGCAAGGGCTCGAAAGCTGGCATCGAGCAGGAAGGATATTGGTTGCCAGGAGACGAGATA GACTGGGAGTCTGAAAGCCATGACTGGTACTGCTTTGAATGTCACCACCCTGGAGATGTGATGATGTGTGACTCCTGCTTTCGCGTGTACCATCTCAAATGCCTCTCAGATGAGTTTAAGCCCAGGGACAACAGCACACACTGGCAATGCATTGTATGCAAG AGCAGCAAAAAGAAGAACTTGAACAAGCAAGAAATGAGCAAATATCTGCGGTTCATCGTACAACGTATGAAAGAAAGG gCTATAGACttgaataaaaaaggaaaggacGGCAAGCATCCCATGTACAGAAGACTAATTCACACTCCGCTGGATGTCTCCAACATACAGGAG AATGTCACTGATGGAAAATACAAAAGCTTTGAGGAGTTTAAAGCAGACGCTCAGCTGATTGTACACAACACAGCCATTCTGTTTGGAG TGCAAAGTGACCAGGCAGAAATTGCACGGTTGCTGTACAGTGATACATGTCATGAG GTGCCAAGTCATGAATTAGTTTGGGCCAAAATGAAAGGGTTTGGCTATTGGCCTGCAAAAGTCCTACAAAGAGAAGACAATCAAGTGGATGTACGTTTTTTTGGTCATCAGCATCAGAG GGCTTGGATCCCATCTGAGAACATCCAGGATATCAAGGTGAATGTGCACCAGTTGCAAGTGAAGCGCAGTATGGGCTGGAAGAAGGCCTGTGACGAGCTGGAGCTGCATCAGCGCTTCCTGAGAGAAGGCCGCTTCTGGAAGACTAAGATGGAAGAGAGGCACGAAGAGGAGGCCGAGTCCAGCATCTCTTCCACCAGCAACGAACAG CTTAAGGTTAATCAGGAGCCGAAAACAAAGAAGGGGAGGCGTAGTCAACACACAGAGCCCAAAGAAGAA gacCCAGAGCCAGAAATTGAAGCAGTGAGCTCCAGTCAAGAAATCCCCACCACTCCCCACCAACCCGAAAGGCTGTCGGTCTCCACTCAGACCAAAAAATTAAGTGCCTCCTCACCGAGAACACTACATCGGAGCACCCAGACTAACAATGACGGCGTGTGCCAGAACATGTGTCATGAGAAGTACACCAAAATCTTCAACGACGTGAAAGAAATGATGAAGGCTGACAACAAGCGGGAAACTGAGAGAGTTGTACGGGAAGCGCTGGAGAAG TTGCGCACAGAGATGGAGGAGGAGAAACGCCAGGCTGTGAATAAGGCTGTGGCGAACGTTCAAGCGGAAATGGAGAGGAAGTGCAAACAGGTGAAAGAAAAGTGCAAGGAGGAGCTGGTGGAGGAAGTCAAGAAAATGGTTGCACAGCACAAACAGCTCATTTCTCAGACTAAGAAGAAGCAGTGG TGTTACAACTGTGAAGAGGAGGCAATGTATCACTGTTGCTGGAACACATCGTACTGCTCCATCAAGTGTCAGCAGGAGCACTGGCATGCTGACCACAAACGTACCTGCCGCAGGAAAAGATGA
- the zmynd11 gene encoding zinc finger MYND domain-containing protein 11 isoform X4: MSRVVKKRQADPKVVQYIWAAIEVIRNQKQIANMDRISKYLSRVFGVHPKETTRQLSLAVKDGLVVETLTVGCKGSKAGIEQEGYWLPGDEIEQRTEGSKVRDWESESHDWYCFECHHPGDVMMCDSCFRVYHLKCLSDEFKPRDNSTHWQCIVCKSSKKKNLNKQEMSKYLRFIVQRMKERAIDLNKKGKDGKHPMYRRLIHTPLDVSNIQENVTDGKYKSFEEFKADAQLIVHNTAILFGVQSDQAEIARLLYSDTCHEVPSHELVWAKMKGFGYWPAKVLQREDNQVDVRFFGHQHQRAWIPSENIQDIKVNVHQLQVKRSMGWKKACDELELHQRFLREGRFWKTKMEERHEEEAESSISSTSNEQLKVNQEPKTKKGRRSQHTEPKEEDPEPEIEAVSSSQEIPTTPHQPERLSVSTQTKKLSASSPRTLHRSTQTNNDGVCQNMCHEKYTKIFNDVKEMMKADNKRETERVVREALEKLRTEMEEEKRQAVNKAVANVQAEMERKCKQVKEKCKEELVEEVKKMVAQHKQLISQTKKKQWCYNCEEEAMYHCCWNTSYCSIKCQQEHWHADHKRTCRRKR, translated from the exons ATGTCACGTGTAGTAAAGAAAAGGCAGGCAGACCCCAAAGTGGTCCAGTACATCTGGGCGGCCATTGAAGTCATCCGGAATCAGAAACAAATTGCCAACATGGACAGAATTTCAAA GTACCTGAGTCGAGTGTTCGGCGTGCACCCAAAGGAGACCACGCGACAACTGAGCCTGGCAGTGAAGGATGGCCTGGTGGTGGAGACGCTCACTGTTGGCTGCAAGGGCTCGAAAGCTGGCATCGAGCAGGAAGGATATTGGTTGCCAGGAGACGAGATA GAGCAGAGGACTGAAGGCAGTAAGGTAAGG GACTGGGAGTCTGAAAGCCATGACTGGTACTGCTTTGAATGTCACCACCCTGGAGATGTGATGATGTGTGACTCCTGCTTTCGCGTGTACCATCTCAAATGCCTCTCAGATGAGTTTAAGCCCAGGGACAACAGCACACACTGGCAATGCATTGTATGCAAG AGCAGCAAAAAGAAGAACTTGAACAAGCAAGAAATGAGCAAATATCTGCGGTTCATCGTACAACGTATGAAAGAAAGG gCTATAGACttgaataaaaaaggaaaggacGGCAAGCATCCCATGTACAGAAGACTAATTCACACTCCGCTGGATGTCTCCAACATACAGGAG AATGTCACTGATGGAAAATACAAAAGCTTTGAGGAGTTTAAAGCAGACGCTCAGCTGATTGTACACAACACAGCCATTCTGTTTGGAG TGCAAAGTGACCAGGCAGAAATTGCACGGTTGCTGTACAGTGATACATGTCATGAG GTGCCAAGTCATGAATTAGTTTGGGCCAAAATGAAAGGGTTTGGCTATTGGCCTGCAAAAGTCCTACAAAGAGAAGACAATCAAGTGGATGTACGTTTTTTTGGTCATCAGCATCAGAG GGCTTGGATCCCATCTGAGAACATCCAGGATATCAAGGTGAATGTGCACCAGTTGCAAGTGAAGCGCAGTATGGGCTGGAAGAAGGCCTGTGACGAGCTGGAGCTGCATCAGCGCTTCCTGAGAGAAGGCCGCTTCTGGAAGACTAAGATGGAAGAGAGGCACGAAGAGGAGGCCGAGTCCAGCATCTCTTCCACCAGCAACGAACAG CTTAAGGTTAATCAGGAGCCGAAAACAAAGAAGGGGAGGCGTAGTCAACACACAGAGCCCAAAGAAGAA gacCCAGAGCCAGAAATTGAAGCAGTGAGCTCCAGTCAAGAAATCCCCACCACTCCCCACCAACCCGAAAGGCTGTCGGTCTCCACTCAGACCAAAAAATTAAGTGCCTCCTCACCGAGAACACTACATCGGAGCACCCAGACTAACAATGACGGCGTGTGCCAGAACATGTGTCATGAGAAGTACACCAAAATCTTCAACGACGTGAAAGAAATGATGAAGGCTGACAACAAGCGGGAAACTGAGAGAGTTGTACGGGAAGCGCTGGAGAAG TTGCGCACAGAGATGGAGGAGGAGAAACGCCAGGCTGTGAATAAGGCTGTGGCGAACGTTCAAGCGGAAATGGAGAGGAAGTGCAAACAGGTGAAAGAAAAGTGCAAGGAGGAGCTGGTGGAGGAAGTCAAGAAAATGGTTGCACAGCACAAACAGCTCATTTCTCAGACTAAGAAGAAGCAGTGG TGTTACAACTGTGAAGAGGAGGCAATGTATCACTGTTGCTGGAACACATCGTACTGCTCCATCAAGTGTCAGCAGGAGCACTGGCATGCTGACCACAAACGTACCTGCCGCAGGAAAAGATGA
- the zmynd11 gene encoding zinc finger MYND domain-containing protein 11 isoform X1 yields the protein MSRVVKKRQADPKVVQYIWAAIEVIRNQKQIANMDRISKYLSRVFGVHPKETTRQLSLAVKDGLVVETLTVGCKGSKAGIEQEGYWLPGDEIEQRTEGSKVRDWESESHDWYCFECHHPGDVMMCDSCFRVYHLKCLSDEFKPRDNSTHWQCIVCKSSKKKNLNKQEMSKYLRFIVQRMKERAIDLNKKGKDGKHPMYRRLIHTPLDVSNIQENVTDGKYKSFEEFKADAQLIVHNTAILFGVQSDQAEIARLLYSDTCHELNELQLCKNCFYLSNARPDSWFCYPCVPSHELVWAKMKGFGYWPAKVLQREDNQVDVRFFGHQHQRAWIPSENIQDIKVNVHQLQVKRSMGWKKACDELELHQRFLREGRFWKTKMEERHEEEAESSISSTSNEQLKVNQEPKTKKGRRSQHTEPKEEDPEPEIEAVSSSQEIPTTPHQPERLSVSTQTKKLSASSPRTLHRSTQTNNDGVCQNMCHEKYTKIFNDVKEMMKADNKRETERVVREALEKLRTEMEEEKRQAVNKAVANVQAEMERKCKQVKEKCKEELVEEVKKMVAQHKQLISQTKKKQWCYNCEEEAMYHCCWNTSYCSIKCQQEHWHADHKRTCRRKR from the exons ATGTCACGTGTAGTAAAGAAAAGGCAGGCAGACCCCAAAGTGGTCCAGTACATCTGGGCGGCCATTGAAGTCATCCGGAATCAGAAACAAATTGCCAACATGGACAGAATTTCAAA GTACCTGAGTCGAGTGTTCGGCGTGCACCCAAAGGAGACCACGCGACAACTGAGCCTGGCAGTGAAGGATGGCCTGGTGGTGGAGACGCTCACTGTTGGCTGCAAGGGCTCGAAAGCTGGCATCGAGCAGGAAGGATATTGGTTGCCAGGAGACGAGATA GAGCAGAGGACTGAAGGCAGTAAGGTAAGG GACTGGGAGTCTGAAAGCCATGACTGGTACTGCTTTGAATGTCACCACCCTGGAGATGTGATGATGTGTGACTCCTGCTTTCGCGTGTACCATCTCAAATGCCTCTCAGATGAGTTTAAGCCCAGGGACAACAGCACACACTGGCAATGCATTGTATGCAAG AGCAGCAAAAAGAAGAACTTGAACAAGCAAGAAATGAGCAAATATCTGCGGTTCATCGTACAACGTATGAAAGAAAGG gCTATAGACttgaataaaaaaggaaaggacGGCAAGCATCCCATGTACAGAAGACTAATTCACACTCCGCTGGATGTCTCCAACATACAGGAG AATGTCACTGATGGAAAATACAAAAGCTTTGAGGAGTTTAAAGCAGACGCTCAGCTGATTGTACACAACACAGCCATTCTGTTTGGAG TGCAAAGTGACCAGGCAGAAATTGCACGGTTGCTGTACAGTGATACATGTCATGAG cttAATGAACTGCAGCTGTGCAAAAATTGTTTCTATCTGTCAAATGCACGACCTGATAGCTGGTTCTGCTACCCCTGT GTGCCAAGTCATGAATTAGTTTGGGCCAAAATGAAAGGGTTTGGCTATTGGCCTGCAAAAGTCCTACAAAGAGAAGACAATCAAGTGGATGTACGTTTTTTTGGTCATCAGCATCAGAG GGCTTGGATCCCATCTGAGAACATCCAGGATATCAAGGTGAATGTGCACCAGTTGCAAGTGAAGCGCAGTATGGGCTGGAAGAAGGCCTGTGACGAGCTGGAGCTGCATCAGCGCTTCCTGAGAGAAGGCCGCTTCTGGAAGACTAAGATGGAAGAGAGGCACGAAGAGGAGGCCGAGTCCAGCATCTCTTCCACCAGCAACGAACAG CTTAAGGTTAATCAGGAGCCGAAAACAAAGAAGGGGAGGCGTAGTCAACACACAGAGCCCAAAGAAGAA gacCCAGAGCCAGAAATTGAAGCAGTGAGCTCCAGTCAAGAAATCCCCACCACTCCCCACCAACCCGAAAGGCTGTCGGTCTCCACTCAGACCAAAAAATTAAGTGCCTCCTCACCGAGAACACTACATCGGAGCACCCAGACTAACAATGACGGCGTGTGCCAGAACATGTGTCATGAGAAGTACACCAAAATCTTCAACGACGTGAAAGAAATGATGAAGGCTGACAACAAGCGGGAAACTGAGAGAGTTGTACGGGAAGCGCTGGAGAAG TTGCGCACAGAGATGGAGGAGGAGAAACGCCAGGCTGTGAATAAGGCTGTGGCGAACGTTCAAGCGGAAATGGAGAGGAAGTGCAAACAGGTGAAAGAAAAGTGCAAGGAGGAGCTGGTGGAGGAAGTCAAGAAAATGGTTGCACAGCACAAACAGCTCATTTCTCAGACTAAGAAGAAGCAGTGG TGTTACAACTGTGAAGAGGAGGCAATGTATCACTGTTGCTGGAACACATCGTACTGCTCCATCAAGTGTCAGCAGGAGCACTGGCATGCTGACCACAAACGTACCTGCCGCAGGAAAAGATGA
- the zmynd11 gene encoding zinc finger MYND domain-containing protein 11 isoform X6, with the protein MSRVVKKRQADPKVVQYIWAAIEVIRNQKQIANMDRISKYLSRVFGVHPKETTRQLSLAVKDGLVVETLTVGCKGSKAGIEQEGYWLPGDEIEQRTEGSKVRSSKKKNLNKQEMSKYLRFIVQRMKERAIDLNKKGKDGKHPMYRRLIHTPLDVSNIQENVTDGKYKSFEEFKADAQLIVHNTAILFGVQSDQAEIARLLYSDTCHELNELQLCKNCFYLSNARPDSWFCYPCVPSHELVWAKMKGFGYWPAKVLQREDNQVDVRFFGHQHQRAWIPSENIQDIKVNVHQLQVKRSMGWKKACDELELHQRFLREGRFWKTKMEERHEEEAESSISSTSNEQLKVNQEPKTKKGRRSQHTEPKEEDPEPEIEAVSSSQEIPTTPHQPERLSVSTQTKKLSASSPRTLHRSTQTNNDGVCQNMCHEKYTKIFNDVKEMMKADNKRETERVVREALEKLRTEMEEEKRQAVNKAVANVQAEMERKCKQVKEKCKEELVEEVKKMVAQHKQLISQTKKKQWCYNCEEEAMYHCCWNTSYCSIKCQQEHWHADHKRTCRRKR; encoded by the exons ATGTCACGTGTAGTAAAGAAAAGGCAGGCAGACCCCAAAGTGGTCCAGTACATCTGGGCGGCCATTGAAGTCATCCGGAATCAGAAACAAATTGCCAACATGGACAGAATTTCAAA GTACCTGAGTCGAGTGTTCGGCGTGCACCCAAAGGAGACCACGCGACAACTGAGCCTGGCAGTGAAGGATGGCCTGGTGGTGGAGACGCTCACTGTTGGCTGCAAGGGCTCGAAAGCTGGCATCGAGCAGGAAGGATATTGGTTGCCAGGAGACGAGATA GAGCAGAGGACTGAAGGCAGTAAGGTAAGG AGCAGCAAAAAGAAGAACTTGAACAAGCAAGAAATGAGCAAATATCTGCGGTTCATCGTACAACGTATGAAAGAAAGG gCTATAGACttgaataaaaaaggaaaggacGGCAAGCATCCCATGTACAGAAGACTAATTCACACTCCGCTGGATGTCTCCAACATACAGGAG AATGTCACTGATGGAAAATACAAAAGCTTTGAGGAGTTTAAAGCAGACGCTCAGCTGATTGTACACAACACAGCCATTCTGTTTGGAG TGCAAAGTGACCAGGCAGAAATTGCACGGTTGCTGTACAGTGATACATGTCATGAG cttAATGAACTGCAGCTGTGCAAAAATTGTTTCTATCTGTCAAATGCACGACCTGATAGCTGGTTCTGCTACCCCTGT GTGCCAAGTCATGAATTAGTTTGGGCCAAAATGAAAGGGTTTGGCTATTGGCCTGCAAAAGTCCTACAAAGAGAAGACAATCAAGTGGATGTACGTTTTTTTGGTCATCAGCATCAGAG GGCTTGGATCCCATCTGAGAACATCCAGGATATCAAGGTGAATGTGCACCAGTTGCAAGTGAAGCGCAGTATGGGCTGGAAGAAGGCCTGTGACGAGCTGGAGCTGCATCAGCGCTTCCTGAGAGAAGGCCGCTTCTGGAAGACTAAGATGGAAGAGAGGCACGAAGAGGAGGCCGAGTCCAGCATCTCTTCCACCAGCAACGAACAG CTTAAGGTTAATCAGGAGCCGAAAACAAAGAAGGGGAGGCGTAGTCAACACACAGAGCCCAAAGAAGAA gacCCAGAGCCAGAAATTGAAGCAGTGAGCTCCAGTCAAGAAATCCCCACCACTCCCCACCAACCCGAAAGGCTGTCGGTCTCCACTCAGACCAAAAAATTAAGTGCCTCCTCACCGAGAACACTACATCGGAGCACCCAGACTAACAATGACGGCGTGTGCCAGAACATGTGTCATGAGAAGTACACCAAAATCTTCAACGACGTGAAAGAAATGATGAAGGCTGACAACAAGCGGGAAACTGAGAGAGTTGTACGGGAAGCGCTGGAGAAG TTGCGCACAGAGATGGAGGAGGAGAAACGCCAGGCTGTGAATAAGGCTGTGGCGAACGTTCAAGCGGAAATGGAGAGGAAGTGCAAACAGGTGAAAGAAAAGTGCAAGGAGGAGCTGGTGGAGGAAGTCAAGAAAATGGTTGCACAGCACAAACAGCTCATTTCTCAGACTAAGAAGAAGCAGTGG TGTTACAACTGTGAAGAGGAGGCAATGTATCACTGTTGCTGGAACACATCGTACTGCTCCATCAAGTGTCAGCAGGAGCACTGGCATGCTGACCACAAACGTACCTGCCGCAGGAAAAGATGA
- the zmynd11 gene encoding zinc finger MYND domain-containing protein 11 isoform X2 yields the protein MSRVVKKRQADPKVVQYIWAAIEVIRNQKQIANMDRISKYLSRVFGVHPKETTRQLSLAVKDGLVVETLTVGCKGSKAGIEQEGYWLPGDEIEQRTEGSKDWESESHDWYCFECHHPGDVMMCDSCFRVYHLKCLSDEFKPRDNSTHWQCIVCKSSKKKNLNKQEMSKYLRFIVQRMKERAIDLNKKGKDGKHPMYRRLIHTPLDVSNIQENVTDGKYKSFEEFKADAQLIVHNTAILFGVQSDQAEIARLLYSDTCHELNELQLCKNCFYLSNARPDSWFCYPCVPSHELVWAKMKGFGYWPAKVLQREDNQVDVRFFGHQHQRAWIPSENIQDIKVNVHQLQVKRSMGWKKACDELELHQRFLREGRFWKTKMEERHEEEAESSISSTSNEQLKVNQEPKTKKGRRSQHTEPKEEDPEPEIEAVSSSQEIPTTPHQPERLSVSTQTKKLSASSPRTLHRSTQTNNDGVCQNMCHEKYTKIFNDVKEMMKADNKRETERVVREALEKLRTEMEEEKRQAVNKAVANVQAEMERKCKQVKEKCKEELVEEVKKMVAQHKQLISQTKKKQWCYNCEEEAMYHCCWNTSYCSIKCQQEHWHADHKRTCRRKR from the exons ATGTCACGTGTAGTAAAGAAAAGGCAGGCAGACCCCAAAGTGGTCCAGTACATCTGGGCGGCCATTGAAGTCATCCGGAATCAGAAACAAATTGCCAACATGGACAGAATTTCAAA GTACCTGAGTCGAGTGTTCGGCGTGCACCCAAAGGAGACCACGCGACAACTGAGCCTGGCAGTGAAGGATGGCCTGGTGGTGGAGACGCTCACTGTTGGCTGCAAGGGCTCGAAAGCTGGCATCGAGCAGGAAGGATATTGGTTGCCAGGAGACGAGATA GAGCAGAGGACTGAAGGCAGTAAG GACTGGGAGTCTGAAAGCCATGACTGGTACTGCTTTGAATGTCACCACCCTGGAGATGTGATGATGTGTGACTCCTGCTTTCGCGTGTACCATCTCAAATGCCTCTCAGATGAGTTTAAGCCCAGGGACAACAGCACACACTGGCAATGCATTGTATGCAAG AGCAGCAAAAAGAAGAACTTGAACAAGCAAGAAATGAGCAAATATCTGCGGTTCATCGTACAACGTATGAAAGAAAGG gCTATAGACttgaataaaaaaggaaaggacGGCAAGCATCCCATGTACAGAAGACTAATTCACACTCCGCTGGATGTCTCCAACATACAGGAG AATGTCACTGATGGAAAATACAAAAGCTTTGAGGAGTTTAAAGCAGACGCTCAGCTGATTGTACACAACACAGCCATTCTGTTTGGAG TGCAAAGTGACCAGGCAGAAATTGCACGGTTGCTGTACAGTGATACATGTCATGAG cttAATGAACTGCAGCTGTGCAAAAATTGTTTCTATCTGTCAAATGCACGACCTGATAGCTGGTTCTGCTACCCCTGT GTGCCAAGTCATGAATTAGTTTGGGCCAAAATGAAAGGGTTTGGCTATTGGCCTGCAAAAGTCCTACAAAGAGAAGACAATCAAGTGGATGTACGTTTTTTTGGTCATCAGCATCAGAG GGCTTGGATCCCATCTGAGAACATCCAGGATATCAAGGTGAATGTGCACCAGTTGCAAGTGAAGCGCAGTATGGGCTGGAAGAAGGCCTGTGACGAGCTGGAGCTGCATCAGCGCTTCCTGAGAGAAGGCCGCTTCTGGAAGACTAAGATGGAAGAGAGGCACGAAGAGGAGGCCGAGTCCAGCATCTCTTCCACCAGCAACGAACAG CTTAAGGTTAATCAGGAGCCGAAAACAAAGAAGGGGAGGCGTAGTCAACACACAGAGCCCAAAGAAGAA gacCCAGAGCCAGAAATTGAAGCAGTGAGCTCCAGTCAAGAAATCCCCACCACTCCCCACCAACCCGAAAGGCTGTCGGTCTCCACTCAGACCAAAAAATTAAGTGCCTCCTCACCGAGAACACTACATCGGAGCACCCAGACTAACAATGACGGCGTGTGCCAGAACATGTGTCATGAGAAGTACACCAAAATCTTCAACGACGTGAAAGAAATGATGAAGGCTGACAACAAGCGGGAAACTGAGAGAGTTGTACGGGAAGCGCTGGAGAAG TTGCGCACAGAGATGGAGGAGGAGAAACGCCAGGCTGTGAATAAGGCTGTGGCGAACGTTCAAGCGGAAATGGAGAGGAAGTGCAAACAGGTGAAAGAAAAGTGCAAGGAGGAGCTGGTGGAGGAAGTCAAGAAAATGGTTGCACAGCACAAACAGCTCATTTCTCAGACTAAGAAGAAGCAGTGG TGTTACAACTGTGAAGAGGAGGCAATGTATCACTGTTGCTGGAACACATCGTACTGCTCCATCAAGTGTCAGCAGGAGCACTGGCATGCTGACCACAAACGTACCTGCCGCAGGAAAAGATGA
- the zmynd11 gene encoding zinc finger MYND domain-containing protein 11 isoform X3, producing MSRVVKKRQADPKVVQYIWAAIEVIRNQKQIANMDRISKYLSRVFGVHPKETTRQLSLAVKDGLVVETLTVGCKGSKAGIEQEGYWLPGDEIDWESESHDWYCFECHHPGDVMMCDSCFRVYHLKCLSDEFKPRDNSTHWQCIVCKSSKKKNLNKQEMSKYLRFIVQRMKERAIDLNKKGKDGKHPMYRRLIHTPLDVSNIQENVTDGKYKSFEEFKADAQLIVHNTAILFGVQSDQAEIARLLYSDTCHELNELQLCKNCFYLSNARPDSWFCYPCVPSHELVWAKMKGFGYWPAKVLQREDNQVDVRFFGHQHQRAWIPSENIQDIKVNVHQLQVKRSMGWKKACDELELHQRFLREGRFWKTKMEERHEEEAESSISSTSNEQLKVNQEPKTKKGRRSQHTEPKEEDPEPEIEAVSSSQEIPTTPHQPERLSVSTQTKKLSASSPRTLHRSTQTNNDGVCQNMCHEKYTKIFNDVKEMMKADNKRETERVVREALEKLRTEMEEEKRQAVNKAVANVQAEMERKCKQVKEKCKEELVEEVKKMVAQHKQLISQTKKKQWCYNCEEEAMYHCCWNTSYCSIKCQQEHWHADHKRTCRRKR from the exons ATGTCACGTGTAGTAAAGAAAAGGCAGGCAGACCCCAAAGTGGTCCAGTACATCTGGGCGGCCATTGAAGTCATCCGGAATCAGAAACAAATTGCCAACATGGACAGAATTTCAAA GTACCTGAGTCGAGTGTTCGGCGTGCACCCAAAGGAGACCACGCGACAACTGAGCCTGGCAGTGAAGGATGGCCTGGTGGTGGAGACGCTCACTGTTGGCTGCAAGGGCTCGAAAGCTGGCATCGAGCAGGAAGGATATTGGTTGCCAGGAGACGAGATA GACTGGGAGTCTGAAAGCCATGACTGGTACTGCTTTGAATGTCACCACCCTGGAGATGTGATGATGTGTGACTCCTGCTTTCGCGTGTACCATCTCAAATGCCTCTCAGATGAGTTTAAGCCCAGGGACAACAGCACACACTGGCAATGCATTGTATGCAAG AGCAGCAAAAAGAAGAACTTGAACAAGCAAGAAATGAGCAAATATCTGCGGTTCATCGTACAACGTATGAAAGAAAGG gCTATAGACttgaataaaaaaggaaaggacGGCAAGCATCCCATGTACAGAAGACTAATTCACACTCCGCTGGATGTCTCCAACATACAGGAG AATGTCACTGATGGAAAATACAAAAGCTTTGAGGAGTTTAAAGCAGACGCTCAGCTGATTGTACACAACACAGCCATTCTGTTTGGAG TGCAAAGTGACCAGGCAGAAATTGCACGGTTGCTGTACAGTGATACATGTCATGAG cttAATGAACTGCAGCTGTGCAAAAATTGTTTCTATCTGTCAAATGCACGACCTGATAGCTGGTTCTGCTACCCCTGT GTGCCAAGTCATGAATTAGTTTGGGCCAAAATGAAAGGGTTTGGCTATTGGCCTGCAAAAGTCCTACAAAGAGAAGACAATCAAGTGGATGTACGTTTTTTTGGTCATCAGCATCAGAG GGCTTGGATCCCATCTGAGAACATCCAGGATATCAAGGTGAATGTGCACCAGTTGCAAGTGAAGCGCAGTATGGGCTGGAAGAAGGCCTGTGACGAGCTGGAGCTGCATCAGCGCTTCCTGAGAGAAGGCCGCTTCTGGAAGACTAAGATGGAAGAGAGGCACGAAGAGGAGGCCGAGTCCAGCATCTCTTCCACCAGCAACGAACAG CTTAAGGTTAATCAGGAGCCGAAAACAAAGAAGGGGAGGCGTAGTCAACACACAGAGCCCAAAGAAGAA gacCCAGAGCCAGAAATTGAAGCAGTGAGCTCCAGTCAAGAAATCCCCACCACTCCCCACCAACCCGAAAGGCTGTCGGTCTCCACTCAGACCAAAAAATTAAGTGCCTCCTCACCGAGAACACTACATCGGAGCACCCAGACTAACAATGACGGCGTGTGCCAGAACATGTGTCATGAGAAGTACACCAAAATCTTCAACGACGTGAAAGAAATGATGAAGGCTGACAACAAGCGGGAAACTGAGAGAGTTGTACGGGAAGCGCTGGAGAAG TTGCGCACAGAGATGGAGGAGGAGAAACGCCAGGCTGTGAATAAGGCTGTGGCGAACGTTCAAGCGGAAATGGAGAGGAAGTGCAAACAGGTGAAAGAAAAGTGCAAGGAGGAGCTGGTGGAGGAAGTCAAGAAAATGGTTGCACAGCACAAACAGCTCATTTCTCAGACTAAGAAGAAGCAGTGG TGTTACAACTGTGAAGAGGAGGCAATGTATCACTGTTGCTGGAACACATCGTACTGCTCCATCAAGTGTCAGCAGGAGCACTGGCATGCTGACCACAAACGTACCTGCCGCAGGAAAAGATGA